ACATTGTGCAGTAAAAGAAGCTTTAGAAAATGGAGAAATTTCACAATCTCGATATAATAACTATATAAAAATTTATAACGAAGTTGAAGAATATAATAAAAGATTAAGGAGGAAAAAATGGAAATGAAAATTTACCCTTCAATATTAGCTGCAGATTTTTCTAAATTAGGCGATGATATAAGAAATGTAGAAAATAACATAGATGGTATTCACCTTGATGTTATGGATGGAGTTTTTGTACCGAATATTTCATTTGGTACTCCAATAATCGAATCTGTTAGAAAAATAACAGATAAATATTTGGATGCTCATTTAATGATTGTTGAACCTGATAGATATTTAGAAAATTTTGCTAAAATGGGTGTGAATGGTATAACTGTTCACTATGAAGCAGTTACACATTTAAATAGAGTAGTAAATAAAATTAAAGAATTAGGTTGTAATGCTGGAGTTTCTTTAAATCCTCATACGCCAATTTTCTTATTAGAAGAGATATTACCTTTCTTAGATAGAATATTAATTATGAGTGTTAACCCTGGCTTTACTGGTCAAAAATTCATTCCTGAAACTTTAAATAAAATAAAAAAATTAAAGAAGATAATCGATGAAAAAAATTTAAATGTTGTAATTGAGGTTGACGGTGGAGTCGGTATTAAAAATATTAAAGAATTATATGAAGCAGGGGCTAGAGAATTTGTTGTTGGAGCAGGGATTTTTCATCAAGAAAATCCATCTGAAGCTGCAAAAAAATTAAGAGAGGTTGTAAAATGATTATTTATCTTGCTACTAATAATAAGCATAAATTAGAGGAAGTTAATGAAATAAAACCGAATGGATTTCAAATAAAAGGTATCTTTGAAATCCTAAAAAACTTTGAGGTTAATGAAGATGGAAAAACCTTTATAGAAAACTCCATCAAAAAAGCTATTGAAACCGCAAGGGTTTTAAGATCTCCTGTTATTGCAGATGATTCTGGATTAGAAATAGATATTTTAAATGGATTCCCCGGAGTTTATTCTGCAAGGTTTATGGAAAATAAACCTTATACTGAAAAAATGAAATTTATTTTAAAAAAATTAGAAAACGTACCTTTTGAAAAAAGAACAGCAAGATTTGTTTGTGCTGCCACATATTATAATCCAAAAAATAATCTTTTATTTTCTGTAGAAGGTGAAGTAAAAGGATATATTTCATATTCTATTTTAGGGAAAAAAGGGTTTGGATATGATCCTATTTTTATTCCAGAAGGTGAAACATTAACTTTTGGACAATTAGGTCAAGATGTTAAGAATAAAATTAGCCATAGAAAGCGTGCTTTCAACAAACTTTTCTCATTATTGCTCAATATTCCTAAATTAGAAATAATTTCTTAAAGAATTTTACCTATTGTTTTCTTGACTTTTTATATATTTTCTGGTATTATATACTCGGTTATGAAAGAGATGCCCCCATCGTCTAGCGGCCTAGGACATTGGCCTTTCACGCCAAAGGCACGGGTTCAAATCCCGTTGGGGGCGCCAGGAAAATCTGAGTGGGTGCTTAGCTCAGCTGGGAGAGCGTCTGCCTTACAAGCAGAAGGTCGTAGGTTCGATCCCTGCAGCACCCACCATTTTATTAAATGGCCAGGTAGCTCAGTTGGTAGAGCACTGGACTGAAAATCCAGGTGTCGACAGTTCGATTCTGTCCCTGGCCACCACGAAAAACTCCCTAATTTTTAGGGAGTTTTTTTGTTTACTTCTAATATTTAATTTTCTTTTATTATAAATAAAAAAATCTCCTGCTTAAGCAGGAGATAATTTATTCAACCAAATATATTTTTGCTTCACCTGGATTTAAATTAATATTTAACCAAGCTCCTTCATCCCATTTAAAATCACATCTTCTATAATTTTCAAGTAATAAACTTATCTTATGATTTCCTCTCCAAGTATGGTATCCTAAATCAAATCCAAAATTTACAGCTTTATCAAAATTTAAGTTAACTGGTATTAATAATCCTTTTGTTCCATCCCAATAGAATATAGAAAATACTTTTTCCATATGTTCTGTATATCTGTAATTATTAATTTTAGTTATTAAATCTACATGATCCTTTTTTATTTTCCCTAAAGCTTTTAGAAGATTTACCATATGTTTATCTACGTCCCAATGTAATGCATAATAATCAAAAAATGCTAATTTGCCATAGAATTGATCTGTTGGTTTTAAATATTTATATCTTTCTTCTTCTGGTTTTTCAAAGTCAAGACCTAAATTCATTGGTTGTTTTTCAAAAATTTCACTTCCAGAATTAATTACTGTTATTCCGTTTGGCATAAATGTATTTACTACAGCAGCTAATTTAGTAAATAATTCTTCACCATCTCTTGTGACAGCTCTAGGAGAATCAGGTGTTTCTGCAGTAGCAAATGATGGAACTTCTAATTTTGGCATTATATCTCTTACAGTTTTAATAAACCAGCTTTCTTTGTGTCTAGGTTCACTCCACCATGTATTTCCAAGTATAGCATCATATCCACTTAATTTTGCTTTTAAATGATTATCCATAGCTAATTCTTCAGCTATTATACCAAAAGATGGATCATAATTTTTGGCACTTGATATAATTCTATGTTCTAACTCTTTTGGTAAAGCGTGTCCCATATCTAGTCTAGCTCCATCTATTCCATAATTCTTTTGGAAATATGGCATTATATTTGATATCATATCCCATAATTCTTCATTTCTTTCTTTTCCAGGGAATTTACTTGATTTTACAACATCAAATAAAACATATGGTGGTTGTTCTGATGGATTTTCTAAATATTTTTCAGATTCTAATGGATGAGACATAAACAATCTTAAGAAAGTAACATCATCCCATGTTGGTTGAGGATCGTTTATCCAATCGGAAAATCCGGGCACAGTTATTATTTTAAATTCTTTTACTATTTCTTCTAAAAAATCTGGATTGTCTTTATTCTCTTTTACAAAATTTTCCCATTTTTGAGGGTCTGTAATATTAGGTGCCCATCTAAATTTTTTCAAATGTTTCTTTACTTCTGGGTGAGAATATAATATAGGCAAATTATCTGATGATGGTTGTTCAAAATCCAATGATTCTATCATTGGAGGTTTATATGATGATAATTCTTTTATATCAATCCAATAGAACCAATCTGGATGTTCTAAAATTAAATTATTATCCCTTGCTGCTGTCCTTGGAATAAAATCAAGAATTACTCTTATACCCAACATATGGGCTGCTTCTACAAATGCAGAAAATTCTTGATCTGAATTAAAACCTTCCAACAATGGATCATGATAATCATCTTCAACATGATGGAAGCTTTTTACAGCATATGGGGATCCAACTTCCCCTTTTTTAAATTTATTACTTGACTTTGTAATAGGTAATAAATAAATAGCATCAATATTAAATTGCTTTAAATAAGGTAATAATGCAATCATTTTTAAGAATGTTCCGCTTTCTCTATAACCTAAATCATCATCCGGCTTAAAGTAAACCGCATTTGCATCATGCTTATATGCAGCCGTCATTCTTACATGAGCACTGTATATTATAGATTTTTTTAACCAATCTGTTGTTTTTTCATTTGTTGTAAAAGATAATGGTTTAGAATAATCTTTATCGTCATTTTTCATAATACTTTCAATAATCTTAGTAAAATATTCATACGGATTTACAACAAAAGTTCTACCTTTTAAAACCACATTTCCTTCATAATCATTTGGCATCCATCTTTTTGGTATTGCATAATTTGTTTTACCTTTATCAATATTACTCTTTAAATAATCATATACATTTCTTAAATTTCTCATCTCATTCCCTCCCAAGGATAAATATAAAATGGCGGAGGTGGTGGGATTCGAACCCACACGAGGATATAATCCTCACCGGTTTTCGAGACCGGCTCCTTAGCCAATTCGGAACACACCTCCATAATTTAATATTATCAAATAGAGATTATTTATATTTGAAGTTTAAATTAAAATAAAACAGATATATTCCATAAAACAGATTTAATCGTTTCCAATAATAGATAAATGACTTTTTTTAAGTTTGAAAAATTTTTCATGTATATTATAATATATCTTGTTTAATAATTCAAGACTTAATAATTCAATAAGATATGGAGGATAAATATGGACGAAAAAGAAATTATACAAAAAAACAACCTTAAAGAACCCATATTCTTTATCGTTATTTCTTCAATAGTATTTTTACCTGTTATGTATCATATGGGATTTAGTAATTTTTTCAAAACATTAATGTCAACAGCTCACGATTTATTGCTTAACACTGTATTTTTTATAATGGCTGTAGCAGTATTAACTAGTGCTTTTGGTAATATTTTATCAGAATTTGGAGTTGTATATTTATTGAATAAAATATTATCAAAATTAATGAGACCTTTATATAATCTTCCAGGGGCAGCAGCTATTGGTATATTAACTACTTATTTATCAGATAATCCTGCTATTTTATCTTTAGCACAAGATAAACAATTCACAAAATTTTTTGAAAAATGGCAAATTCCGTTATTATGTAATTTAGGTACATCATTTGGAATGGGTTTAATAGTATCAACATTTATGATCGCTCAATCTTCCGCTATTGGAGAAAACTTATTTTTTCCAGTATTATTAGGTAATTTTGGAGCAGTTATTGGAAGTATAATAAGCGTTAGATTATTTTCTAGATACACAAAGAAATATTATATTAATGCTGTTCATATTGAACATTCTGAAGATGTAAAATCATGGAGCGCTACTAAAGGAAGTTCGATTTCCAGATTAATTGATGGCTTATTAGAAGGGGGTAAAACTGGAGTTGATTTAGGACTTTCAATCATTCCAGGAGTTTTAATAATAAGTACTATAGTAATGATGTTTACAAATGGACCAAAGGACCCTTCTATTGGATATCAAGGTCTTCCATACGAAGGAGTTCCTATACTACAATGGATAGGGGATAAATTAAATTTCATATTAAATTTTCTTTTTGGATTTAAATCACCTAAATTAATAGCTTTCCCATTAACATCATTGGGTTCAACAGGAGCGGCCCTAGCGTTAATACCTAAATTCATTGAGACGAATTCTATTTCACCTAATGATATAGCTGTACTTACCGCAATCGGAATGACATGGAGCGGTTACTTATCTACTCATATAGCAATGATGGATTCTTTAAAAGCTAGAAAATTAGCTAGTAAAGCTATTTTCTCTCATACAGTAGCTGGGTTATTAGCTGGATTTATTACTCATTTATTATATGTTCTTTTTTTCTGAATGCTTGCTTTCTATAGCTCTCATTATAACAAATGCAATCAATGCAAATATGAAAAATACTAGAAGCATTATTGCTATACCTTGTAGCGCTTCTATAATGCTTCTTAATATTTCTAAAACCCATCTCTCTGAATTCAGAGAGATGGCGTTACTCATTACTTCTCCATTCTCTCCCATATATTGATAACCAAAAAAATACTTTTCTAAATCCCAAATCCTAACACCTGATGAAATTCCAATAATATAAATTGCAAAAATCATATATTTTTTCCAAGCATAACTAATAGAATCATTAATAATTTTCTCTAGAATTTTTTCTATTGGTTTATCAAAAATTCTTGCAACTACCCAAGAAACTATAATTGATACAATAAAAACTGAAAACAATAATAAAAATGACATAGTATCACCCCCATTTAATTATACTACTCTTTTATGTAAATTATTCATTGAGAATGAATTAAATTTCTCTTCCTATAGCTGTAATTAAATTGTAACTTTAAATTTTCCACCTTCTCACATTTTGTTCAATAGATTTCATGAAAAATAACAAATTTTATAGTATACTAGATGTGTATTTTTATGTTAATTCATTAAAATAAGATTAGAAGTGGATGTAAGTACAGATTATAGTAAAATAAGTTAGCTATAATCTGTTGAATCTTTTTTATATAATCCTCACCGGAGGTGTGTCAATGTTTGAGAATTTACAAAAAAAATTGTCTTCTGCTTTTAAAACATTAAAAGGACAAGGTAAATTATCTGAAAAAAATATAAAAGATGCTGTTAAAGCAGTTAAAATGTCATTATTAGAAGCAGATGTAAATTATAAGGTTGTTAAAGAATTTGTAGAAAAAGTTAAGGAAAAGGCTTTAGGAAAAGAAGTTTTAGAAAGTTTGACTCCTGATCAAGAGTTTATAAGAATTGTAAAAAACGAATTAATTGAATTGATGGGTGGAAATGAGAAACCAAAACTTAATATTTCTAAAAGACCTGGATATATTATGTTAGTAGGTCTTCAAGGTAGTGGTAAAACTACTCACGCAGCAAAATTAGCAAACTATTTTAAAAAACAAGGCAAATCCCCTTTACTTGTTGCTGCTGATACATATAGACCTGCAGCTATAGATCAACTTGTGCAACTAGGTGAACAAATAGGTGTCCCTGTTTTTACTGGCGATAAGAAAAATGCAGTTAAAATTGTAAAAGAAGCTATGGAATATGCTGAAAAACTACTACATGATATTGTAATATTAGATACTGCTGGAAGATTGCACATCGATGAACAAATGATGGCAGAATTAGAAGAAATCAAAAAAATTGCACAACCAGAAGAAGTATTGATGGTTGTAGATGCTATGATAGGTCAAGATGCTGTTAATTCTGCACAAGAATTTAATAATAGACTTGAATTAGATGGGTTTATTGTTACTAAGTTAGATGGTGACGCACGTGGTGGGGTTATTATTTCTATTAGACAAATAACTCAAAAACCAATAAAATTTGTTGGTGTTGGCGAAAAAGTTGATGATTTAGAATTATTTTATCCAGAAAGATATGCAAGTAGAATATTAGGAATGGGTGACGTATTATCCTTAATTGAAAAAGTTGAAAGTGAAATTGATAAAGATAAAGCTGAAGAAGCTGCAAATAAATTCCTTGAAGGTAAATTTGATTTTAATGACTTTTTAGATCAAATAAAACAACTAAGAAAATTAGGTCCATTATCTAAAATATTAGAAATGATACCTGGAGTTCCTAAAGAAGGTATTGATTTAAACAAAAGTGAAGCAGAATTGAAAAAAATTGAAGCTATAATTAATTCTATGACCAAAGAGGAAAGAAAAAAGCCTAGAATATTAAATTATTCAAGAAAGCAAAGAATTGCAAAAGGTAGTGGAACAACTCTTCAAGATATTAATAAATTGATTAAGTCATACGAACAAATGAAGAAAATGATGAAACAAGTTAAAAAAATGAAAAATAAAAAATCTTTGTTTGGAAAAATGCCGTTTGGAATGTGATGATAATCTAGAATTTAAATAAAACTAAAATTCTCAGGAGGTGTATTATTAGCATGGTAAAAATAAGATTAAACAGAATGGGAAGAAGACACAGACCTTTTTACAGGATTGTAGTTGTAGATTCAAGAGAAAAAAGAAGTGGTAAATACATAGAATCATTAGGTTTCTATGATCCACTAAAAGAAAATGATACATTCAATGTAGATGTTGAAAAAGCTGTAGAATGGATTTTAAAAGGAGCTCAACCAACAGATACCGCTAGAAACATTTTATCAAAAGCAGGAGTTATGAAAAAAGTTCACGAAATAAAATTCGAAAAGAAAGACTAATGCCAGGGGGCATATGATGAAAGAATTATTAGAAAGTATTATAAAAGGAATTGTAAAGAATCCTGATAAAGTAAAAATTTCAGAAGAAAAAAATGAAGACGAAATTATTTTCGAAATTCATGTAGATCCAGAAGATGTTGGACAAATAATTGGTAAAGATGGTAGAACAATAAAATCAATAAATACATTATTAACCGCAGCTAAAAAGAATGAAAATACAAAATTTCTTTTAAAGGTAATTAGGTGATAATATGAAGAGGTTAGAAGACCTCTTAAAAGATAAGGTAGCGATTGGAAAAATTTCAAATACACATGGTTTAGGCGGGGAATTGAAATTATTCCCATATACTAATGAAAAGAAAATTTTTAATAATTTAACTGATGTTTTATTGTATAACCCAAAAACAAAAAGATTTTTATATGCAAAACTAGACTCTATTAGAAAAGCTGATAAAATATATATCATTAGTATTTCCGGTGTTGAAAATATATCTTCAGCCCAACGCTACAAAGATTTTATTGTTTATATACCAAAAGAAAAATTACCTATATTAGATAATTCTGAATTCTATTATTTCGAATTACTCGAAAAAGAAGTTCTATATGAAGACGGAGAATCTGTTGGAAAAATAGTTGATATTTTAGAAACTGGTGCAAACGAAGTTTTAATTATAGAAAAACAGATTGATAGATTCAACAAAGAAGAAATACTTTATCCATTAATAAAAGAAAATTTAATCAAATTTACTAAAGAAGATGATAACATAGTAGTAAAAAGATTGGAATGGTATGAAGATGACACAGAAGATAGAGATTGACGTCGTTACTATATTCCCAAGAATGTTTGAAGCTATTACAAAATACGGTGTTTTATCAAGAGCCGTACAAAATAATATAGTATCATTTACCGCTCATGATTTAAGAGATTACACTAAGGATAAGCATAAAGTTACAGACTTATATGCATATGGCGGCGGCCCTGGTATGGTAATGAAACCAGAACCATTCTTTGAATTTTATGATAATTATGTTCAAACAAAAAATAAAAAACCATATGTAATATTAACTTCTCCTCAAGGAAAACGCTTTGACTCTACAGATGCAGAAAGACTATCTAAACAAGAAAATCTAGTATTTTTTTGTGGAAGATATGAAGGCATTGACGAAAGAGTTATGACATTAGTTGATGAAGAATTTTCAATAGGAGATTTTGTAGTAACTGGTGGAGAATTACCTTCAATGTTAATGATAGATGCTATTTGTAGATTTGTTCCTGGCGTAGTTGGAGATATTGAAAGTGTGAAAAATGATTCTTTTTACAATTCACTATTAGATCATCCACATTATACCAAACCAAGAGAATTTAGAGGATTAAAAGTTCCTGAAGTTCTTTTGAGTGGAAATCACGAAAAAATTAATGAATATAGAAAAAGAGAAAGTATTATTAGAACAATATTAAAACGTCCAGATTTATTCATAAAACACGACTTAGATGAATTTGAAAAGAAAGTCATTGTTAATATTATCAGGGAGCTGATATCAAGTGAGAAATAATGTATATATAGCTTTAATTCATTATCCTATTTTAGGTAGGGAAGGTCAAATAATATCTACAGCTATCACTAATCTAGATATTCATGATATTTCGAGATCAGCTAGAACTTATAATATAAAAAACTATTATATTGTATCCAATCTCCCTGCTCAACAACAAATAGTGAAAAATGTTTTAAAATATTGGACTGAAGGTTTTGGTAAAGAATACAATCCTAATAGACATGATGCATTATCTATTGCCAGATTAAAACCATATTTAGAAGATGTTATAGAAGAAATTGAAAAAATTGAAGGTAAAAAACCTAAACTTATATTTACATCTGCAAAAAGAAGAGAATCAACTTTAACTTTTAAAGAAATGAGTGAAATAATTGTAAAAAATGATGACCCACATTTAATCTTATATGGTACTGGTTGGGGTATGCCAGAAGAAATAAGATTAATTTGTGACTATGATTTAGAACCTATCAGAGGAAATGCTGAGTTTAATCACTTATCAGTTAGAGCGGCAGTTGCTATTTCTTTAGATAGGTTATTTGGTGAAAATTAATAATAATAAAATATTCTCAAGGAGGGTTTAACATGGATCAATATATCAGAGCCATTGAAAAAGAATATATGAGAGAAGATATTCCAGAATTCAGACCTGGTGACACAGTAAGAGTTTATGTAAAAGTTGTTGAAGGTGGAAGAGAAAGAGTTCAAGCTTACGAAGGAATAGTTATAAAAATCAGAGGTGGCGGTTTAGGAAAAACTTTCACAGTTAGAAGAATTGGAGCAAATGGTGTTGGAGTTGAAAGAATTTTCCCAATTCACTCACCAGCAATTGAAAAAATCGAAGTTGTAAGAAAAGGTAAAGTAAGAAGAGCAAAATTATATTACTTAAGAAATGTAAAAGGTAAAATTAAGATTAAGGAGAGAAGGGACTGATCCTTTTTGTCTAATAATATCAAAAATAAAATTAAAAAAGAGACATACGAATGGATCAATGCCCTCGTATATGCTGTTATTTTTGGTACTATCATAAGATTATTTGTTTTTGAAACAATGATGGTTCCAACACCGTCTATGGTTCCTACCATACAGGTGTTGGACCGTTTATTCATTGAAAAAGTAACTTATGATTATACCAAACCACAATTAGGGGATATTATAGTTTTTTGGACTCCTTTTGTAGACACTAACGCTCAAAAACAATTAGGTGCTTTTGATAAGTTTATGGATATGTTTGCTCCTAAAAAATTTGATGGGCATGTTAAATATGTTAAAAGATTAGTAGGAACTCCTGGAGATACTATTGAATTAATTCCAGATGAAAAAATTTGGGATAGAATTAAAAAGGAACCAGATTTTGAAATACCTTATTGGTTAAATAAAATCATAGATTATTATGGCGATGTTGATAAGATACCTCAAAATGTTAAAAATTCTGTTGGACAATTATATATAAACGGAAAAATCCCAGAAGGATTTGAAAACAGATATTATTATATTGACGGTATTTTTGCTTCTAAAGATTATTATAAATTTATGGCATATCCAGAAAAGTACAGCAGTGATATATATAGAACATATAATGAATTAAGAAAACCTATGTTTGACCTTGGGGCATTTAGATACTACAATAAAAGTTTAGAATACACAAATTATTATGAAACATATTTAGCTAATTTAGATTTAGACAACGTTTTTATCGAAGAAAATAATAGAGTAAAGATCGTTTTACCAGAAGGCTTTTATTTCTTTATGGGAGATAATACTACAGAAAGTTTTGACAGTAGATATTTTGGTATAGTCCCAGAAGAAAATATTATAGGAAGACCTTTTTTAAGAATTTGGCCATATAATAGATTTGGCTCCGTAAAATAACCAAAAACCGCCCAAAAATATTGGGCGGTTTAATATTGGCGGAGACGGTGGGACTCGAACCCACACGGGGCGTCAACCCCATCGGTTTTCAAGACCGACGCCTTAGCCAATTAGGCTACGTCTCCGAGGATTATTATACCACATTAGGAGGTACTTGTCAATGAATTTTTTATTGAGACTTCTTGAAAAATATGAAATTTTTTTGAACGAAAATTCATATAACAAGCTGAATAAGTTTATTGATTTAATAATAAATTACCCTGTTAACCTAACTGCAATAAAAGATGTAGAAGAAGCTACTAAATCTTTAATTATTGACAGTATATTCCCTTTTATCAAATATACAACATTAAATTCAAATTCAAAATTCATTGATATTGGTACCGGTGGCGGAATACCTGGTATCCCTTTGTCAATAGTTTTTCCAGAAATTAATTTCACATTACTCGATAGCATTGAGAAAAAAATCAAAGCAGTTTCATATTTCAAAAATGAATTAAATTTAATAAACGTAAATACTTTTTGTAGTCGTGTGGAAACATTCTCAAAAGAAAATGCAAGTTCTTTTGATTATGCAACTGCAAAAGCAGTTTCAAGAAGTGATATATTATTAGAATACGCTGCTCCTTTATTAAAAGTTAATGGAACTTTATTCTTATACAAAGGACCTACATATAGTGAAGAAAAAAAATATTTGAGAGTTGCTGCTAAAAAAATACATTTTGATATTATAGACGAGTATAATTATACATTATTTGAAAAAGAAAGATATTTTATTGTTCTAAAAAAAGTTAAAGAAACTCCTTCTTCTTTTCCAAGAAAAATTGGAATGGCTATAAAAAAACCACTAGGAGGTATGTAATGATACGTCTTATTATTGATACATATCATATGGGTTCATGGAACATGGCTTGTGATTTAGCTATATCTAAACATGTTGGTAAAAAATTACAACCTACAACTATCAGATTATATGGATGGTCTTTACCCACATTATCATTAGGTAGATTTCAAAAATTGGAAGATATAGATATTAATTACTTAAAAAATAATAATATTGATATAGTAAGAAGACCTACAGGGGGAAGAGCTGTTTTGCATCATAAGGAGATAACTTATCTTTTTTCTGCACAAACAAATCATCCATTATTACCAAATAATGTTATAGGTAGTTATAAAGTAATAGCAGAGGCTTTAATAAAAAGTTTGGAAAAAATAAACATTAAATGCGATGTGGAGAAAAATAAAAATAAACATTTAAATACTCCCGCATGTTATGACTCACCTTCTATATATGAAATAACAATTGATAAGAAAAAATTTATTGGTAGTGCTCAATATAGAAATGACCAATATGTATTACAACATGGAGCAATACCTATACAATTCCCATTAGAAAACTATGCGAATTCATTCAAAATGGAAAAAGAGAAAAAAGAAAGATTATATAATCATTTAAAAAATAAAGTTATTGATATAAAATCTGTATTAAACAAAGAAATAAGTATAGAAGAAATGTCTGAAGCTTTTATTTCTGGATTCTCTGAAGTGTTTAACGAAGATGTTTTTATTGGTGAATTGTCTGATTCAGAATATGAATTAACAAAAAAACTTATTGATAGATTCGAAATAGATTTAGATTCAATTACATAAAATTTATTATTTAATCAAAAATGCGTTTTTTGTTAAACAAACTTGTCTGTATTAGTAACAAAATTAGTTTATCATATTCCCATCTTTGATAATGGGAGGGAGACTATGGAAGTTACAAACTTAATTAGAGAAGCTGCAAAAAAGTTAGAGACTCCATTTTTGGTACTTGATGTTGAACAAGTTAAGAAAAATTATAAAAGATTAAAAGAATCTATGGAAAATGTAGAAATTTTTTATGCAGTTAAAGCAAACTCTCATATTGAAATTTTGAAAGCCTTAAGAGATATGGGGTCTTCATTTGATGTAGCTTCCGTTGGCGAAATAAATAAATTATTATCTTTGGGAGTAAGTCCTAAAAAAATGAGTTTCGGAAATCCAATAAAAAAAGAAAAAGATATAGCATATGCTTGGGAAGTTGGGATAGAATATTTCTCAGTTGATAGTGAATTAGAAGTAGAAAAAGTTGCTAAAAATGCTCCAGGCTCAAAAGTATATGCAAGAATTGCCACAAGTTCTTCAGATAGTGATTGGCCATTATCTGGGAAATTTGGTACAGATATTGATCATGTTGTTAATATTTTAAGATGGGCAAATAAACATGGTTTAAAACCATTTGGTGTAAGTTTCCATGTTGGTTCACAATCATATAATAAATATAAATGGCAAGAAGCTATTCTTGAAGCAAGTGTTGTTTTTAATAAGTTATTAAGAGAAGGTATAGAATTAAAAATGCTTAATTTAGGTGGCGGAATACCTGTTCAACATACAAAACCTATACCGACTGTTGAGGAAATAGGAAAAGTAGTTGATGATTCTATTAAAGAATACCTATGGAAACACAAGAATTTAATGGTAATTACAGAACCTGGCAGATCCATGGTTGGAGATGCTGGAATAATGGTAACAAAGGTTATCTTAAAAAGTAGAAAAGGTTCTAAAAAATGGATTTATTTAGATGCTGGTGTTTTCCATGGTTTAATGGAAACAATTGAAAATTTCCAATATGAAATTCAAGTTGAAGGTAAAGATTATAGTGAAACTGATGTATATACATTAGCAGGACCTACTTGTGATAGTGTTGATACAATATATGAAGACATTGAATTACCTGCAAATATTGAATATGAGGATATAGTTTATTTCATTAATACTGGAGCATATACTGTAGAATATGCTGCTCATTTTAATGGAATTGAACCTCCAAAGGTTTATACTATCG
This genomic window from Marinitoga litoralis contains:
- the rimM gene encoding ribosome maturation factor RimM (Essential for efficient processing of 16S rRNA) → MKRLEDLLKDKVAIGKISNTHGLGGELKLFPYTNEKKIFNNLTDVLLYNPKTKRFLYAKLDSIRKADKIYIISISGVENISSAQRYKDFIVYIPKEKLPILDNSEFYYFELLEKEVLYEDGESVGKIVDILETGANEVLIIEKQIDRFNKEEILYPLIKENLIKFTKEDDNIVVKRLEWYEDDTEDRD
- the trmD gene encoding tRNA (guanosine(37)-N1)-methyltransferase TrmD yields the protein MKMTQKIEIDVVTIFPRMFEAITKYGVLSRAVQNNIVSFTAHDLRDYTKDKHKVTDLYAYGGGPGMVMKPEPFFEFYDNYVQTKNKKPYVILTSPQGKRFDSTDAERLSKQENLVFFCGRYEGIDERVMTLVDEEFSIGDFVVTGGELPSMLMIDAICRFVPGVVGDIESVKNDSFYNSLLDHPHYTKPREFRGLKVPEVLLSGNHEKINEYRKRESIIRTILKRPDLFIKHDLDEFEKKVIVNIIRELISSEK
- a CDS encoding RNA methyltransferase; protein product: MRNNVYIALIHYPILGREGQIISTAITNLDIHDISRSARTYNIKNYYIVSNLPAQQQIVKNVLKYWTEGFGKEYNPNRHDALSIARLKPYLEDVIEEIEKIEGKKPKLIFTSAKRRESTLTFKEMSEIIVKNDDPHLILYGTGWGMPEEIRLICDYDLEPIRGNAEFNHLSVRAAVAISLDRLFGEN
- the rplS gene encoding 50S ribosomal protein L19, which encodes MDQYIRAIEKEYMREDIPEFRPGDTVRVYVKVVEGGRERVQAYEGIVIKIRGGGLGKTFTVRRIGANGVGVERIFPIHSPAIEKIEVVRKGKVRRAKLYYLRNVKGKIKIKERRD
- the lepB gene encoding signal peptidase I, with protein sequence MSNNIKNKIKKETYEWINALVYAVIFGTIIRLFVFETMMVPTPSMVPTIQVLDRLFIEKVTYDYTKPQLGDIIVFWTPFVDTNAQKQLGAFDKFMDMFAPKKFDGHVKYVKRLVGTPGDTIELIPDEKIWDRIKKEPDFEIPYWLNKIIDYYGDVDKIPQNVKNSVGQLYINGKIPEGFENRYYYIDGIFASKDYYKFMAYPEKYSSDIYRTYNELRKPMFDLGAFRYYNKSLEYTNYYETYLANLDLDNVFIEENNRVKIVLPEGFYFFMGDNTTESFDSRYFGIVPEENIIGRPFLRIWPYNRFGSVK
- the rsmG gene encoding 16S rRNA (guanine(527)-N(7))-methyltransferase RsmG; this translates as MNFLLRLLEKYEIFLNENSYNKLNKFIDLIINYPVNLTAIKDVEEATKSLIIDSIFPFIKYTTLNSNSKFIDIGTGGGIPGIPLSIVFPEINFTLLDSIEKKIKAVSYFKNELNLINVNTFCSRVETFSKENASSFDYATAKAVSRSDILLEYAAPLLKVNGTLFLYKGPTYSEEKKYLRVAAKKIHFDIIDEYNYTLFEKERYFIVLKKVKETPSSFPRKIGMAIKKPLGGM
- a CDS encoding lipoate--protein ligase family protein is translated as MIRLIIDTYHMGSWNMACDLAISKHVGKKLQPTTIRLYGWSLPTLSLGRFQKLEDIDINYLKNNNIDIVRRPTGGRAVLHHKEITYLFSAQTNHPLLPNNVIGSYKVIAEALIKSLEKINIKCDVEKNKNKHLNTPACYDSPSIYEITIDKKKFIGSAQYRNDQYVLQHGAIPIQFPLENYANSFKMEKEKKERLYNHLKNKVIDIKSVLNKEISIEEMSEAFISGFSEVFNEDVFIGELSDSEYELTKKLIDRFEIDLDSIT